Proteins encoded together in one Altererythrobacter epoxidivorans window:
- a CDS encoding helix-turn-helix domain-containing protein: MVENPIFAGPALRRLRKREGITQAAMAASLGISASYLNLIERNQRPLSARVLVQVIDQYDFDPRALKEDETIGGVDGLARRLADERFSDLGIDRDEVSEFLSTTPQAAAAFARLYDRGLPEQGGVPDALIASRREIERWRNHFADLDEAAEAIADEMRLSRADITSAMTERLREKHQLSVRILPLDVMPGAIRRLDLHARQLQLSEMLDRSSRNFQIALQIAQLEQRDAIDNLVAGAQLPDPSARQLFERHVTGYFAAALLMPYGRFLRACEQTGYDLTILMRRFGTSFEQTAHRLTTLQRVGQRGLPFFMARVDRAGQFSKRFSGASGATILESEASCPLWVIHEAFERRGELCVQPVMVEGADSGPAHWLTMARTVEAAGATGEARFVIVLGVEARLCGDCVAAKGVNLDPSAATRIGMGCARCHIVGCRQRSLPPRGVPLQIERLMRGLTPFEFRPLEERN, from the coding sequence GTGGTCGAAAACCCGATTTTTGCAGGTCCTGCACTCAGGCGTTTGCGCAAGCGCGAAGGTATCACGCAAGCCGCCATGGCTGCTTCGCTCGGCATTTCGGCGAGTTACCTCAACCTCATCGAGCGCAATCAACGCCCGTTATCGGCCCGCGTCCTCGTGCAGGTGATCGACCAGTACGACTTCGACCCTCGCGCGTTGAAAGAGGACGAAACGATCGGAGGGGTGGACGGTCTTGCGAGGAGGCTCGCCGATGAACGGTTTTCCGACCTCGGGATCGACCGGGACGAAGTCAGCGAGTTCCTCTCGACTACTCCGCAAGCTGCAGCTGCATTCGCGAGGCTTTACGATCGCGGCCTGCCGGAACAAGGCGGCGTGCCCGATGCGCTGATAGCTTCCCGCCGCGAAATAGAGCGATGGCGGAATCATTTTGCGGATCTGGACGAAGCTGCAGAGGCGATTGCCGACGAGATGCGGCTGAGCCGGGCGGATATCACCTCTGCTATGACGGAGCGCCTGCGCGAAAAGCACCAGCTGTCTGTACGGATCTTGCCGCTCGACGTCATGCCGGGAGCAATCCGCCGCCTGGACCTGCACGCACGGCAGCTGCAGCTCTCCGAAATGCTCGACCGATCGTCCCGCAACTTCCAGATTGCGCTGCAGATCGCCCAGTTGGAACAGCGGGATGCGATCGATAACCTCGTTGCAGGCGCGCAATTGCCGGACCCGTCGGCGCGGCAGCTGTTCGAGCGCCATGTGACGGGTTATTTCGCGGCAGCGCTGCTTATGCCTTACGGCCGGTTCCTGCGCGCATGCGAGCAGACCGGCTATGACCTGACCATCCTGATGCGACGGTTCGGCACCAGTTTCGAGCAGACTGCGCACCGCCTCACGACCCTGCAACGCGTGGGTCAGCGCGGGCTCCCGTTCTTCATGGCTCGCGTGGACCGTGCAGGGCAATTCTCGAAACGTTTTTCAGGAGCGAGCGGAGCGACGATCCTCGAAAGCGAGGCAAGCTGTCCCCTCTGGGTGATACACGAGGCGTTCGAGCGACGCGGCGAGCTATGCGTTCAACCGGTCATGGTCGAGGGTGCAGATTCCGGTCCGGCGCACTGGCTTACGATGGCTCGTACTGTCGAGGCTGCCGGAGCGACCGGAGAGGCGCGGTTCGTCATCGTGCTAGGGGTCGAGGCACGCTTGTGTGGCGATTGTGTCGCTGCCAAGGGCGTCAACCTCGATCCATCCGCTGCCACTCGAATTGGCATGGGATGCGCTCGCTGCCATATCGTCGGTTGTCGCCAGCGTTCGCTTCCGCCCCGGGGAGTTCCGCTTCAGATCGAGCGGTTGATGCGAGGACTGACACCGTTCGAGTTCAGGCCCCTGGAAGAGCGGAACTAA
- the prsK gene encoding XrtA/PEP-CTERM system histidine kinase PrsK — protein MIPAGQPFLMLFGFTGYLAGAVACVIAGWSIAKRGDRNRADRTATMAAIALTAIWCTLGAAFGSNAQFSHIAETARNLAWIFLLFRLFGNDGRDESVRQVRPVIVALIFVECLQPILLVIETRFAITAGLLALTKQISSILHMLVAIGALVLLHNLYAGAAKPSRHLLRWSALALVGLWAFELNFYAVAYFTGQDPVMLEAGRGIAAGLLMIPLALGSHAVAAEMQFRPSRAVAFQTLSLLVIGAYLALMMLMTRSLAMLGGDLARFTQVGFIVLATIATILWLPSPRLRGWLKVTATKHLFQHRYDYRQEWLRFNATIGRPGSAEESFDERAIRAVADITDSPAGILLAPNEEAELELVAHWKWPAIEVPAVAATAALSAMLEEQEFILDLDEVRGNPTSKAFADVPDWLVQETRVWAVVPLLHFERLVGAVVLARPAAARRLDWEDFDLLRVVGRQLASYLAERAGQQALMEASRFDEFNRRIAFVMHDIKNLASQVNLLARNAEKHADNPEFRADMLVTLRSSAEKLNSLLARLGRYGSGHGENRVRIALHELASSLVGRFAKTRNVALVTSTPAFVLGNRDALEQALTHLVQNAIDASEDGAAVHLNVGVDDGNAFVEVIDSGQGMSPQFIRNGLFKPFVSSKDGGFGIGAFEARELIGAMGGRLQVESREGIGTKFIVRLPLAEAGEDDGRKEASIGKVA, from the coding sequence TTGATTCCGGCGGGCCAGCCTTTCCTCATGCTTTTCGGCTTCACCGGCTATCTCGCCGGTGCCGTCGCATGCGTGATTGCCGGTTGGTCGATCGCCAAGCGGGGTGATCGCAATCGCGCTGACCGCACTGCCACCATGGCAGCGATCGCGCTGACTGCGATCTGGTGCACTCTTGGTGCTGCTTTCGGATCGAATGCACAATTCAGCCATATCGCCGAAACGGCGCGCAACCTTGCGTGGATATTCCTGCTGTTCCGCCTGTTCGGCAATGACGGCCGTGACGAGAGCGTACGTCAGGTGCGGCCGGTTATCGTTGCGCTGATTTTCGTCGAGTGTTTGCAGCCGATCCTGCTGGTGATCGAAACCCGCTTTGCCATCACTGCAGGCCTGCTTGCGCTGACCAAGCAAATCTCCTCCATCCTGCATATGTTGGTCGCCATCGGCGCCCTGGTCTTGCTGCACAACCTCTATGCAGGTGCGGCCAAGCCCTCGCGGCACCTTCTGCGGTGGAGCGCGCTTGCTCTTGTCGGCTTGTGGGCGTTCGAGCTCAATTTCTATGCGGTAGCCTATTTCACCGGCCAGGACCCGGTCATGCTCGAGGCCGGGCGCGGTATTGCGGCGGGACTCCTTATGATCCCGCTTGCGCTCGGCAGCCATGCGGTAGCCGCCGAAATGCAGTTTCGACCGTCGCGGGCTGTCGCATTCCAGACGCTCTCTCTGCTCGTGATCGGGGCATATCTTGCACTGATGATGCTGATGACGCGGTCGCTTGCAATGCTGGGCGGGGACCTCGCGAGGTTCACCCAGGTTGGCTTCATCGTCCTCGCCACGATTGCGACGATCCTGTGGTTGCCGTCGCCGCGACTTCGAGGATGGCTGAAGGTTACCGCAACTAAGCATCTCTTCCAGCATCGCTACGACTATCGTCAGGAATGGCTACGCTTCAACGCGACGATCGGCCGACCCGGCTCTGCCGAGGAAAGTTTCGACGAACGCGCCATTCGCGCTGTGGCCGACATCACCGACAGTCCGGCGGGCATCCTTCTGGCGCCGAATGAGGAAGCCGAGCTTGAACTCGTCGCACACTGGAAATGGCCGGCGATCGAAGTTCCGGCCGTGGCGGCAACCGCCGCACTTTCAGCCATGCTGGAGGAGCAGGAATTCATCCTCGACCTGGACGAGGTGAGAGGCAATCCGACATCGAAGGCCTTTGCCGATGTGCCCGACTGGCTGGTGCAGGAAACCCGCGTCTGGGCCGTCGTGCCGCTGCTCCACTTCGAGCGTCTCGTGGGTGCCGTCGTCCTGGCGCGCCCTGCTGCTGCTCGGCGCCTCGACTGGGAGGATTTCGACCTGTTGCGCGTCGTTGGCCGCCAGCTTGCCAGCTATCTGGCAGAACGCGCCGGCCAGCAGGCGCTGATGGAAGCGAGCCGGTTCGACGAGTTCAATCGCCGCATTGCCTTCGTCATGCACGACATCAAGAACCTCGCCAGCCAGGTGAACCTGCTTGCCCGCAACGCCGAAAAGCATGCCGACAATCCGGAATTCCGCGCCGATATGCTCGTTACCTTGCGCAGCAGTGCGGAGAAGCTGAATTCGCTGCTCGCACGCCTTGGGCGGTATGGTTCGGGTCATGGTGAAAACAGGGTCAGGATCGCGCTGCACGAGCTTGCTTCATCGCTCGTCGGGCGTTTCGCCAAGACGCGCAATGTCGCCCTCGTAACCTCGACACCGGCGTTCGTACTGGGCAACCGCGATGCGCTGGAACAGGCGCTCACGCATCTGGTGCAGAACGCGATCGATGCGAGCGAGGATGGTGCAGCGGTGCATCTCAACGTCGGTGTCGACGATGGAAACGCCTTCGTCGAGGTCATCGATTCAGGGCAGGGGATGTCGCCGCAATTCATTCGCAACGGACTGTTCAAGCCGTTCGTCTCTTCGAAAGATGGTGGTTTCGGCATCGGCGCGTTCGAGGCGCGCGAACTGATCGGGGCGATGGGCGGGAGACTGCAAGTCGAATCCCGCGAAGGAATTGGCACGAAATTCATTGTCCGGCTCCCGCTTGCCGAAGCGGGAGAGGACGACGGGCGCAAGGAAGCGTCGATAGGGAAGGTGGCATGA
- a CDS encoding TIGR03013 family XrtA/PEP-CTERM system glycosyltransferase: MIRLFKHYIPHAVILLGLLDLGLLLLAGELAWQVRADQIGMDAGPFTERWLSLTGSALVIWLAMISVGVYGPNALRSLRYAGARLLVAISLSILVLALVEFVLESQTFWRSTLFYTMCLTVVFMVADRLFLTSFLGSSAFKRRVLVLGSGDRAQRLRKLGEKPESGFAIVAFLAMSDGERVVEEAIPRDAIHDLGRFVENLGVSEVVLALQERRNALPLKDLLRMKTKGVHVNEFSSFMERETGRVDLDTVNPSWLIFSDGFSSGRMFSSAAKRAFDIVASLLLLVLTLPIIAIFALAVKMDSKGPAFFRQERVGLYGQTFKLVKLRSMRTDAEKDGAKWAEENDPRITRIGRFIRKVRIDELPQTWSVLKGEMSFVGPRPEVPQFVNDLDDKLPYYAERHMVKPGITGWAQINYPYGASIEDSRKKLEFDLYYAKNYTPFLDLVVLLQTVRVILWPEGAR, encoded by the coding sequence ATGATCCGTCTGTTCAAACACTATATTCCGCATGCCGTGATCCTGCTCGGCCTACTCGATCTCGGCTTGCTCCTGCTTGCCGGAGAGTTGGCCTGGCAGGTTCGCGCAGACCAGATCGGGATGGATGCGGGACCATTCACCGAACGCTGGCTGTCCCTTACCGGATCGGCGCTGGTCATCTGGCTCGCGATGATCTCGGTCGGGGTTTACGGCCCGAACGCGCTGCGTTCCTTGCGCTATGCCGGCGCGCGGCTGCTGGTTGCTATCAGCCTTTCCATCCTTGTGCTCGCGCTCGTTGAGTTCGTCCTGGAAAGCCAGACCTTCTGGCGCTCGACGCTGTTCTACACGATGTGCCTGACGGTGGTCTTCATGGTTGCTGACCGTCTGTTCCTGACCAGCTTTTTGGGATCATCGGCCTTCAAGCGGCGTGTACTGGTGCTCGGATCTGGCGACAGGGCACAGCGACTTCGCAAGCTTGGCGAAAAGCCCGAGAGCGGCTTCGCAATCGTCGCATTCCTTGCAATGAGCGATGGCGAACGCGTGGTCGAAGAAGCGATTCCACGCGACGCGATCCACGATCTCGGCCGGTTTGTCGAAAACCTCGGCGTCAGCGAAGTTGTGTTGGCCTTGCAGGAACGGCGCAATGCCTTGCCGCTGAAAGACCTGTTGCGCATGAAAACCAAGGGCGTTCACGTCAACGAGTTTTCAAGCTTCATGGAGCGAGAAACCGGCCGCGTCGACCTAGACACGGTGAATCCGAGCTGGCTCATTTTCTCGGATGGTTTTTCGTCGGGACGAATGTTCTCGAGCGCTGCAAAGCGAGCGTTCGATATCGTTGCCAGCTTGCTGTTGCTGGTGCTGACCCTGCCGATCATTGCGATCTTTGCGCTGGCGGTGAAGATGGACAGCAAGGGCCCCGCATTCTTCAGGCAGGAGCGCGTCGGCCTCTATGGTCAGACATTCAAGCTGGTGAAATTGCGTTCCATGCGCACCGATGCCGAAAAGGACGGTGCCAAATGGGCAGAAGAGAACGATCCGCGTATCACCCGCATCGGCCGCTTCATTCGCAAGGTTCGTATCGACGAACTACCGCAGACCTGGAGCGTGCTGAAGGGCGAAATGAGCTTCGTCGGGCCTCGACCCGAAGTGCCGCAGTTCGTCAACGACCTGGATGACAAGCTGCCCTATTATGCCGAGCGTCACATGGTGAAGCCGGGCATTACCGGCTGGGCGCAGATCAATTACCCATACGGCGCCTCGATCGAGGATAGCCGCAAGAAACTCGAATTCGATCTCTATTACGCCAAGAACTACACGCCTTTCCTCGACCTTGTCGTGCTTTTGCAAACCGTACGCGTCATCCTGTGGCCGGAGGGTGCCCGTTGA
- a CDS encoding isocitrate lyase produces MTYQNSIEQFRKTIASNGASWNAIDAESAARMAVQNRFPTGLDIAKYTAKIMRQDMEAYDNDPANYTQSLGTWHGFIAQQKLISIKKHFGSTKRRYLYLSGWMVAALRSEFGPLPDQSMHEKTSVPALIEELYTFLKQADARELGGMFRDLDAARERGDEVEAKRIEQAVDNYETHVVPIIADIDAGFGNAEATYLLAKKMIEAGACALQIENQVSDEKQCGHQDGKVTVPHEDFLQKIRAIRYAFLEMGVEDGIIVARTDSLGAGLTKQIAYSTEPGDLGDQYNAFLDCDEVDPANITNGQVFISRDGKLLAPKRLPSNLYQFRAGTGEDRCVLDCITALQNGADLLWIETEKPHVEQIAGMVDRVREVIPNAKLVYNNSPSFNWTLNFRQQVYDAWAEAGKDVSGFDRAKLMSVDYDNTELAAEADEKIRTFQADAAKRAGIFHHLITLPTYHTAALSTDNLAREYFGEQAMLGYVKNVQRQEIRQGIACVKHQNMAGSDIGDDHKEYFAGEAALKAGGKDNTMNQFAAA; encoded by the coding sequence TTGACCTACCAGAACAGCATCGAGCAATTCCGCAAGACCATCGCGAGCAATGGCGCTTCCTGGAATGCCATCGACGCCGAGAGCGCTGCGCGTATGGCCGTGCAGAACCGCTTCCCGACCGGACTCGACATCGCAAAATACACCGCGAAGATCATGCGCCAGGACATGGAAGCCTATGACAATGATCCGGCCAACTACACGCAGTCGCTCGGTACTTGGCATGGTTTCATCGCCCAGCAGAAGCTGATCAGCATCAAGAAACATTTCGGCAGCACTAAGCGCCGCTACCTTTACCTTTCGGGCTGGATGGTCGCAGCGCTGCGCAGCGAATTCGGTCCGCTTCCCGACCAGTCGATGCACGAAAAGACCTCGGTCCCTGCCCTGATCGAAGAACTCTACACCTTCCTCAAGCAGGCCGACGCTCGCGAACTCGGCGGCATGTTCCGCGATCTCGACGCTGCCCGTGAACGCGGCGACGAAGTCGAAGCAAAGCGCATCGAACAGGCTGTCGACAATTACGAAACGCACGTCGTTCCGATCATTGCCGACATCGACGCAGGTTTCGGCAATGCCGAAGCTACTTACCTGCTCGCCAAGAAGATGATCGAAGCCGGTGCCTGTGCACTGCAGATCGAGAACCAGGTTTCGGACGAAAAGCAGTGCGGTCACCAGGACGGCAAGGTTACCGTTCCGCATGAGGACTTCCTGCAGAAGATCCGCGCAATCCGCTACGCATTCCTCGAAATGGGCGTGGAAGACGGCATCATCGTCGCTCGCACCGACAGCCTCGGCGCTGGCCTGACGAAGCAGATCGCATACTCGACCGAGCCGGGCGACCTGGGTGACCAGTACAATGCCTTCCTCGATTGCGACGAGGTCGATCCGGCCAACATCACCAACGGCCAGGTTTTCATCAGCCGCGATGGCAAGCTGCTTGCTCCCAAGCGCCTGCCGAGCAACCTCTACCAGTTCCGCGCCGGAACCGGTGAAGACCGCTGCGTCCTGGATTGCATCACCGCGCTCCAGAATGGTGCAGACCTGCTGTGGATCGAAACCGAAAAGCCGCATGTCGAACAGATCGCAGGCATGGTCGATCGTGTCCGCGAAGTGATCCCCAATGCCAAGCTGGTCTACAACAACTCGCCAAGCTTCAACTGGACGCTGAACTTCCGCCAGCAGGTTTATGATGCCTGGGCAGAAGCCGGCAAGGACGTGTCCGGTTTCGACCGCGCCAAGCTGATGAGCGTCGACTACGACAACACCGAGCTGGCCGCCGAAGCAGACGAGAAGATCCGTACCTTCCAGGCAGACGCCGCGAAGCGTGCAGGTATCTTCCACCACCTGATCACTCTGCCGACCTATCACACGGCGGCACTGAGCACCGACAACCTTGCCCGCGAATATTTCGGGGAACAGGCGATGCTCGGATACGTCAAGAACGTGCAGCGCCAGGAAATCCGCCAGGGTATCGCCTGCGTGAAGCACCAGAACATGGCCGGCTCCGACATCGGTGACGACCATAAGGAATACTTTGCCGGTGAAGCAGCCTTGAAGGCTGGCGGCAAAGACAACACGATGAACCAGTTTGCAGCTGCGTGA
- a CDS encoding bile acid:sodium symporter family protein, giving the protein MTSRIKALADPMLAVLIIGIACALLFPAEGQAQERIKLVSNIGIFVLFLLNGIRVSHGEMAQAVTNWRYFFPLFVWIFGVMALVGWAMSLAVGNFAPPLIALGFLYLGILPSTIQSATSYTTLAEGNIALAVVGAAVINIAGVFVSAPLFAIMGGGAVADLGSDAIIRIGTILVLPFVIGQVLQHWTRGWVIERKQRIVWLDRFVIGLAVYVAFSGAVAQGLTELLDVAGWIVLAAGVVAFLALASFGSWVAGGVLGYDRRDRIAFFFAASQKSVAMGAPLAAILFAPKVGGFLIAPLLLYHLLQLVIAAPIAAYFTRSDPALPRASG; this is encoded by the coding sequence ATGACCTCGCGAATAAAAGCCCTGGCCGATCCGATGTTGGCGGTATTGATCATCGGCATTGCCTGTGCGCTGCTCTTTCCGGCCGAAGGCCAGGCTCAAGAGCGCATCAAGCTGGTATCTAACATCGGCATCTTCGTTCTGTTCCTGCTGAACGGCATTCGCGTATCCCATGGCGAAATGGCTCAGGCGGTCACCAACTGGCGGTATTTTTTCCCGCTTTTCGTATGGATCTTCGGCGTGATGGCATTGGTCGGCTGGGCGATGTCGCTGGCCGTCGGAAACTTTGCTCCGCCCCTCATTGCATTGGGGTTCCTGTATCTCGGAATCCTGCCGTCCACGATCCAGTCGGCAACCTCCTACACCACGCTGGCTGAAGGGAACATCGCCCTGGCGGTGGTCGGCGCGGCGGTCATCAATATCGCGGGCGTGTTCGTGAGCGCTCCGCTTTTCGCGATCATGGGTGGCGGGGCGGTTGCCGACCTTGGTAGCGATGCGATCATTCGCATCGGGACCATCCTGGTCCTGCCATTCGTGATTGGCCAAGTACTGCAGCACTGGACGCGCGGCTGGGTGATCGAACGAAAGCAGCGCATCGTCTGGCTGGATCGCTTCGTGATCGGCCTGGCCGTCTATGTCGCATTTTCAGGCGCAGTTGCGCAGGGCCTTACCGAGCTTCTGGACGTCGCTGGTTGGATCGTGCTGGCAGCCGGTGTCGTCGCCTTCCTTGCGCTGGCATCTTTCGGCTCGTGGGTCGCAGGCGGAGTGCTTGGTTACGATCGGCGTGATCGCATCGCCTTCTTCTTCGCAGCATCACAGAAGAGCGTTGCAATGGGGGCGCCACTCGCGGCGATCCTGTTCGCACCGAAAGTCGGCGGGTTCCTGATCGCTCCGCTACTGCTCTATCACCTGCTCCAACTGGTGATTGCAGCGCCCATCGCGGCCTATTTTACGCGGTCGGATCCAGCTCTGCCCCGTGCTTCCGGTTGA
- the prsR gene encoding PEP-CTERM-box response regulator transcription factor, translating to MAEKKPVLLVVEDDKGLQAQLKWAYDDFEVVPALDREGAIAALRTHEPAVVTLDLGLPPDPDGTSEGFAVLEAIMELKPDTKVIVASGHGARESALRAIECGAYDFYQKPVDIEALGLIVRRAFALHEIEEDNRRLSERVSEEKTVLGNLITGAPEMAKVARTIERVANTNVSVMLLGASGTGKELLARGVHDSSERRNGPFIAINCAAIPENLLESELFGHEKGAFTGAVKTTEGKIESAHGGTLFLDEVGDIPLPLQVKLLRFLQERKIERIGGRKEISVDTRVVCATHQDLESMIGAGLFREDLFYRLAEIVVRIPTLAERPGDAVLLAKAFLKRYAGEFNPQVKSLGPDALAAIDSWSWPGNVRELENRIKRAVIMCDGKMIGAGDLDLQENAEDRDDVLNLKAAREQADRRVIRHALARSEGNISSTAKMLGISRPTLYDLLKQYDLSA from the coding sequence ATGGCCGAGAAGAAACCGGTTCTGCTGGTCGTTGAAGACGACAAGGGGCTGCAGGCGCAGCTCAAATGGGCTTACGACGATTTCGAAGTCGTCCCTGCTCTCGACCGTGAAGGCGCGATCGCAGCACTGCGGACGCATGAACCCGCGGTGGTGACACTGGACCTCGGCCTGCCGCCCGACCCCGATGGTACGAGCGAGGGTTTTGCGGTGCTCGAAGCCATCATGGAGCTGAAGCCCGATACGAAGGTTATCGTCGCGTCCGGTCATGGCGCGCGCGAAAGCGCACTGCGGGCTATCGAATGTGGCGCCTACGACTTCTACCAGAAGCCGGTCGATATCGAGGCGCTGGGCCTCATCGTCAGGCGTGCCTTTGCCCTGCACGAGATCGAGGAGGACAATCGCCGTCTTTCCGAACGGGTTAGCGAAGAAAAGACCGTGCTCGGCAATCTGATCACCGGCGCGCCCGAAATGGCAAAGGTGGCCCGCACGATCGAGCGTGTCGCCAACACCAACGTGTCTGTCATGCTGCTGGGCGCCAGTGGGACCGGCAAGGAATTGCTGGCTCGCGGCGTGCACGATTCCAGCGAACGCCGGAACGGCCCATTCATCGCGATCAACTGCGCAGCGATCCCCGAAAACCTCCTCGAAAGCGAGCTTTTCGGTCACGAGAAAGGTGCGTTTACCGGCGCCGTGAAAACGACCGAAGGCAAGATCGAAAGTGCGCACGGCGGCACTCTGTTTCTCGACGAGGTCGGCGATATCCCGCTTCCCCTGCAGGTGAAGCTTCTCCGCTTCCTGCAGGAGCGCAAGATCGAGCGCATCGGCGGCCGCAAGGAAATCAGCGTCGACACGCGCGTAGTCTGTGCAACCCATCAGGACCTGGAATCGATGATCGGCGCAGGCTTGTTCCGAGAGGACCTGTTCTACAGGCTAGCCGAAATCGTCGTTCGCATTCCGACCCTGGCAGAACGACCCGGCGACGCCGTGCTTTTGGCGAAGGCTTTCCTCAAGCGATACGCCGGCGAGTTCAATCCGCAGGTCAAGAGCCTTGGCCCCGATGCACTCGCTGCCATCGACAGCTGGTCGTGGCCGGGTAACGTTCGCGAGCTAGAGAACCGGATCAAGCGCGCAGTCATCATGTGCGACGGGAAAATGATCGGTGCGGGCGATCTCGATCTGCAGGAAAATGCCGAAGATCGAGATGACGTGCTGAACCTGAAGGCTGCACGCGAGCAGGCCGACCGACGTGTCATCAGGCATGCACTGGCGCGCAGTGAGGGGAATATTTCCAGCACGGCCAAGATGCTCGGGATCAGTCGTCCGACATTGTACGACCTGCTCAAGCAATATGACCTGTCTGCCTGA
- the panB gene encoding 3-methyl-2-oxobutanoate hydroxymethyltransferase — MSTTFQLDTSTSRANPTPQPMRRLTVPRIRARKKDGHTEQPLVMLTAYTARQAQLLDAHCDLLLVGDSLGQVIYGLASTVPVTLDMMANHAAAVVRGSYHSVVVVDMPFGSYEASKEKAFESASYLLKQSGAAAVKLEGGEAMAETVAFLNQRGIPVMGHVGLTPQAVNVLGGYAARGRSDAEAGKIVSDAKALDDAGAFAIVIEGVVEPIAIEATQAVSCPTIGIGASAQCDGQVLVTEDMLGMFERVPRFVKRYEDIASIIDKTVATYAEEVRERVFPGEEQTYQPKD, encoded by the coding sequence ATGTCTACGACCTTCCAGCTCGACACCTCGACCAGCCGCGCCAACCCGACGCCGCAGCCCATGCGCCGATTGACCGTTCCCCGCATCAGGGCGCGCAAGAAGGACGGCCATACGGAACAACCGCTGGTCATGCTGACTGCATATACTGCGCGGCAGGCGCAATTGCTCGATGCGCATTGTGACCTGCTGCTGGTCGGCGACTCCCTCGGACAGGTCATCTATGGCCTTGCCTCGACTGTTCCCGTCACACTCGACATGATGGCAAACCACGCCGCCGCGGTCGTGCGCGGTTCGTACCACTCGGTGGTCGTGGTGGACATGCCGTTCGGCTCTTACGAAGCGTCGAAGGAAAAGGCGTTCGAAAGCGCGAGCTACCTGCTCAAGCAATCAGGCGCCGCCGCGGTCAAGCTGGAGGGCGGCGAGGCGATGGCCGAAACGGTCGCTTTCCTGAACCAGCGCGGCATTCCGGTGATGGGTCACGTCGGCCTCACACCGCAGGCGGTCAATGTGCTTGGCGGATATGCAGCCCGCGGCCGCAGCGATGCAGAAGCCGGAAAGATCGTGAGTGATGCCAAGGCGCTGGATGATGCCGGTGCCTTCGCCATCGTCATCGAGGGCGTGGTCGAACCGATCGCAATCGAAGCGACGCAGGCTGTCAGCTGCCCGACGATCGGGATCGGTGCATCGGCCCAATGCGATGGGCAGGTGCTCGTCACCGAAGACATGCTCGGGATGTTCGAGCGGGTGCCACGGTTCGTGAAGCGCTACGAGGACATCGCCTCGATCATCGACAAGACCGTTGCGACCTACGCAGAGGAAGTTCGCGAACGCGTTTTTCCCGGCGAGGAACAAACTTACCAGCCCAAGGATTGA
- a CDS encoding DUF475 domain-containing protein has product MNSFLRFYGFSLVFTVVCLALAGWYGWYATGTIAGTAQILWIVAILSVLEISLSFDNAVVNASVLKEMDEVWQKRFLTWGIAFAVFGMRVVFPLAIVAIAAGLGPLETVNLSLNNPQEYERIVSSAHVGIAGFGGAFLSMVGLKFFFDMDKDVHWIRSLEEWLSRFGALPAAEIALLLLTIWGISTLLPDAEALTFLISGILGLVTFIAVEGINTILELKEEAAKLQGAVVRSGLGGFLYLNVLDASFSFDGVIGAFALSNNMVVIALGLSIGAMFVRSMTIHLVRKGTLAQYRFLEHGAFWAIIALGLIMLFSAKVHIPETITGLIGAVLIGLSLYWSVRFNRKHGAELDPTA; this is encoded by the coding sequence ATGAACAGCTTCCTTCGCTTTTACGGCTTCTCCCTTGTCTTCACCGTAGTCTGCCTTGCCCTTGCAGGCTGGTATGGGTGGTATGCGACCGGCACGATTGCTGGAACTGCACAAATCCTATGGATCGTCGCGATCCTTTCCGTGCTCGAAATATCGCTCAGCTTCGACAACGCCGTCGTCAATGCCTCCGTCCTCAAGGAGATGGACGAGGTCTGGCAGAAGCGCTTCCTGACATGGGGCATCGCCTTCGCTGTCTTTGGGATGCGGGTCGTTTTCCCGCTCGCCATCGTCGCGATAGCGGCCGGGCTTGGCCCCCTCGAAACCGTGAACCTGTCGCTGAACAACCCCCAGGAATACGAGCGGATCGTCAGTTCGGCACACGTCGGGATTGCTGGTTTCGGCGGCGCGTTCCTGTCGATGGTCGGCCTCAAGTTCTTTTTCGACATGGACAAGGACGTCCACTGGATCCGCTCGCTCGAGGAATGGCTGTCACGTTTCGGCGCTCTCCCAGCTGCCGAAATCGCACTTCTGCTGCTGACGATCTGGGGTATTTCCACGCTCCTGCCCGATGCAGAGGCACTGACCTTCCTGATCTCCGGGATCTTGGGTCTCGTCACCTTCATCGCCGTCGAGGGCATCAATACCATCCTCGAACTGAAGGAAGAGGCAGCCAAGTTGCAGGGCGCCGTCGTCCGCAGCGGTCTTGGCGGCTTCCTCTACCTCAACGTTCTCGATGCAAGCTTCAGCTTCGATGGTGTGATCGGTGCCTTCGCGCTTTCGAACAACATGGTCGTAATTGCACTCGGCCTTTCGATAGGTGCGATGTTCGTGCGTTCGATGACCATCCATCTCGTGCGCAAGGGAACCTTGGCCCAGTACCGATTCCTGGAACACGGCGCTTTCTGGGCGATCATCGCTCTTGGCCTGATCATGCTCTTCTCGGCCAAGGTCCACATCCCCGAGACTATTACCGGTCTCATCGGAGCGGTCCTGATCGGCCTGAGCCTCTATTGGTCGGTCCGGTTCAACCGGAAGCACGGGGCAGAGCTGGATCCGACCGCGTAA